One genomic region from Phocoena sinus isolate mPhoSin1 chromosome 21, mPhoSin1.pri, whole genome shotgun sequence encodes:
- the HELT gene encoding hairy and enhancer of split-related protein HELT isoform X2 codes for MSGKLKERKRTPVSHKVIEKRRRDRINRCLNELGKTVPMALAKQSSGKLEKAEILEMTVQYLRALHSADFPRGREKELLAEFANYFHYGYHECMKNLVHYLTTVERMETKDTKYARILAFLQSKARLGAEPAFQPLGSLPEPDFSYQLHPAGPEFAGHSPGEASVFPQGAAPGSFPWPHGAARSPALPYLPSAPVPLPSPAQQHSPFLTPVQGLDRHYLNLIGHAHPNALNLHTPQHPAVL; via the exons ATGTCAGGAAAGCTCAAGGAACGCAAA AGAACCCCCGTTTCCCACAAAGTGATAGAAAAGCGGAGGAGAGACCGGATTAACCGCTGTTTGAACGAGCTGGGCAAGACGGTGCCCATGGCCCTGGCGAAGCAG AGTTCCGGGAAGCTGGAGAAGGCGGAGATCCTCGAGATGACCGTTCAGTACCTGAGAGCCCTGCACTCCGCTGATTTTCCCCGGGGAAGGGAAAAAG AACTGCTAGCGGAGTTTGCCAACTACTTCCACTACGGCTACCACGAGTGCATGAAGAACCTGGTGCATTACCTCACCACCGTCGAGAGGATGGAGACCAAGGACACCAAGTACGCGCGCATCCTCGCCTTCTTGCAGTCCAAGGCCCGCTTGGGCGCCGAGCCCGCCTTCCAGCCGCTGGGTTCGCTCCCGGAGCCGGATTTCTCTTATCAGCTGCACCCAGCGGGGCCCGAGTTCGCAGGCCATAGCCCTGGTGAGGCGTCCGTGTTCCCGCAGGGCGCGGCCCCAGGGTCCTTCCCCTGGCCACACGGCGCGGCCCGCAGCCCGGCGCTGCCCTACCTGCCCAGTGCGCCCGTGCCTCTTCCGAGCCCTGCGCAGCAGCACAGCCCCTTCCTGACGCCCGTGCAGGGCCTGGACCGGCATTACCTCAACCTGATCGGCCACGCCCACCCCAACGCCCTTAACCTGCACACGCCCCAGCACCCCGCGGTGCTCTGA
- the HELT gene encoding hairy and enhancer of split-related protein HELT isoform X1, which produces MSGKLKERKRTPVSHKVIEKRRRDRINRCLNELGKTVPMALAKQSSGKLEKAEILEMTVQYLRALHSADFPRGREKAELLAEFANYFHYGYHECMKNLVHYLTTVERMETKDTKYARILAFLQSKARLGAEPAFQPLGSLPEPDFSYQLHPAGPEFAGHSPGEASVFPQGAAPGSFPWPHGAARSPALPYLPSAPVPLPSPAQQHSPFLTPVQGLDRHYLNLIGHAHPNALNLHTPQHPAVL; this is translated from the exons ATGTCAGGAAAGCTCAAGGAACGCAAA AGAACCCCCGTTTCCCACAAAGTGATAGAAAAGCGGAGGAGAGACCGGATTAACCGCTGTTTGAACGAGCTGGGCAAGACGGTGCCCATGGCCCTGGCGAAGCAG AGTTCCGGGAAGCTGGAGAAGGCGGAGATCCTCGAGATGACCGTTCAGTACCTGAGAGCCCTGCACTCCGCTGATTTTCCCCGGGGAAGGGAAAAAG CAGAACTGCTAGCGGAGTTTGCCAACTACTTCCACTACGGCTACCACGAGTGCATGAAGAACCTGGTGCATTACCTCACCACCGTCGAGAGGATGGAGACCAAGGACACCAAGTACGCGCGCATCCTCGCCTTCTTGCAGTCCAAGGCCCGCTTGGGCGCCGAGCCCGCCTTCCAGCCGCTGGGTTCGCTCCCGGAGCCGGATTTCTCTTATCAGCTGCACCCAGCGGGGCCCGAGTTCGCAGGCCATAGCCCTGGTGAGGCGTCCGTGTTCCCGCAGGGCGCGGCCCCAGGGTCCTTCCCCTGGCCACACGGCGCGGCCCGCAGCCCGGCGCTGCCCTACCTGCCCAGTGCGCCCGTGCCTCTTCCGAGCCCTGCGCAGCAGCACAGCCCCTTCCTGACGCCCGTGCAGGGCCTGGACCGGCATTACCTCAACCTGATCGGCCACGCCCACCCCAACGCCCTTAACCTGCACACGCCCCAGCACCCCGCGGTGCTCTGA